A window of Acipenser ruthenus chromosome 32, fAciRut3.2 maternal haplotype, whole genome shotgun sequence genomic DNA:
cagacagacagacagacagacagacagacagacagacagacaggcagacaggcagtgggcatggcgacctcatatggAGACAGatcaaatatatttatatggAAGACTAGCAAGCAAATTCATGATAGCCTcataagtgcccccccccccccccccccatccctatAAAGCAACTGAAAAacaattttgaaaacattttcaataaaaaaaatagatttatttttgttcatgttATTTTCAGTATCTCCTGCATTTTCaatatctcctctctctctctggagatTATTTCCCGTCTCTCTCCCACGCACGCAGTAACTCCCGATAATGCTGCACCATGCTTTACAACAGTAATCTACCCGTACAGCCGTCCTCCTCGCTGCTCTGCTCCGCAGAGACGCGTCTTGCCTCCCTCGCTCGGTTCTTTCATCAGTCCTGAGATGAAAGCGCGCTCTGCTGTTGATGCTAATGAGGCTAACAGCCCTAATGCCTTTGTCGATTAAACACGAGGATCGTGAGCTGCGGCGGGACAAAGCCGGGAATAATGAAGCAGTCGGTTCGAGCCGTGAATCACAGAGACTTCTCCATTCTCCACGGACTCCGGGCTATTCAATAGAGCCGAGATTGAAGCGCACCGGGGACTAGCAATTAGAGTCtcacaaaagaaaaataacagttttttttacagtatattaataatgcTGAAGCTTTGAGACTAGACGAGCGCGccaatccattctctcacctcttattagctttattaacaggatcgctggcccctccctttaaaggagcgctgaccatctttaaaatccattctctcacctcttattagctttattaacaggatcgctgacccctccctttaaaggagcgctgaccatctttaaaatccattctctcacctcttattagctttattaacagtatcactgacccctccctttaaaggagcgctgaccagctttaaaatccattctctcacctcttattagctttattaacaggatcgctgacccctccctttaaaggagcgctgaccatctttaaaatccattctctcacctcttattagctttattaacagtatcactgacccctccctttaaaggagcgctgaccagctttaaaatccattctctcacctcttattagctttattaacagtatcactgacccctccctttgcgctgaccatctttaaaatccattctctcacctcttattagctttattaacatcatcactggcccctcccttttaAATGAATGCTGAGCAAGacttttcttttagaaaaaaatgaaatttggaCCGGCTTTaaattctttttatttaatttattttattgaatttcaTTCAAGAGAGACCAGGTCAAAAAAGTtgcatataatacacacacacacacacacacacacacacacacacaaaacaaacaacacaaaatctCCCACACAAATTCAACTGAGCACAACCAATACAGACGAGTTAATAAAACTTTTACAAGAAACAATTCAGGCGCGCCACTCAAATCAAAAGCACAGTCTGGGCTACACAGATACAGTCCATCTTTATTCCTCCTTTTGAAGGGATCAGACATCGAGTTTCAGTTCTCCCTGAAGTTCATTCCAAGACCACGGAACTCACTCGAACCCTGAATGcctcagggatgggaatcagactcctattccacagcagtgtgatccagtccaggtttcactgctaccagcttgatcagccccagtgtgtctagctaacaagctcaggtgtgtctgattattaaactcctagtgaaaccagaaatggatcacactgctgtgcagcgggagtctgattcccatccctgtagatagatagatagtcgtTGCTTGAAGGAGGATTTTATCTGGTTTTATAGAGAAGACAGCTGCAGTATATTGGTGGAAACAGAATATTAAATCAGAccctgatttatttttattttaaagcgaTTTCTAAATCTTCCAGGTAcatctctctcttcctctctctccttccctccctccttccctcctctctctctctctccctccctccatccctccttctctctctccccctcctctctctctctctccctccctccatccatccctccctctctctctccccctccttccctcctcccctcctctctctctctctccccctcctctccctccatcCTCcccgctctcctctctctcctccctcaggGGTGCAGTATGGATGCCAGccccacctctccctcccctagCAGGGCATCCCTCTTCACGCCGGCCCCCTTGTTCAGCACCTTGACCCGGAGCGAGCGCCGGTCCAGCTCCCCCCGGCTCAGCCCCTCGAAGAAGAAATCCTCGTTGAAGATGGGCTCCCTGCTCCGCTTCACCACGTTGCTCCTCTGCCTCTGCAGCCGCCCGGGGTCCAACTGGACCACCACGCAGCAGCTGACCAGCCTGGAATCGAACCCGGGTGGGTAGAGCCCTTCCCCGCTGACCAGCCTGACCCGCAGCCTGCCCTGCTCCCCGGAGAACTCGGCCGACAGCCTCAGCTCTCCCCCCGGCTCCCTGCCCTTCCTCAGGGGCAAGAGGCTCTCCTTGGTCAGCCTCTCCTGGCAGCAGATGAAATCGAGTTgaaagaggggagggggagcCAGCGTGGCTTGGCCGAGTCTGCGGCGCCTCACTGGGCTGTCCTCCGAAGAGCTGCCGGAGTCCGTGGGCAAGGACCAGCGGGACAGCTCTTCGGAGCCCAGCGTACGGTGGAACAGGCGCTGGGTCCCGCGGGCGTGGCAGAGCGGGGGCGGGGAGCGGGCTGGGAGGAGGGGGGAGCTGAAGGGGGAGGAGTCTGTGGAGGAGGCGGGGTCGCTGTCGGGGGAGGAGAAAGGAGGGTACAAGGATGAGGGAGACGCCACTTGGGGGGTAAACTCGCCAACGGGGCTTCTGCGGGTGGGCGGGGAGTGGAAGAGGGACTCCCTGCGTCTGGTGTGGGGGCTTTCGGGGAGGCAGGCTAAGGAGAGGTGGGGGGCAGCGGGGAGGGTTGGAGAAGCAGCTGCcagcctctcctctccctcccccagcTCAGAGTCCGCACTCTCGATCTGAATGACGTGCCGCCGGGCCGATCGGATCAGCTCGCGCTCCGCGGGGCTCCAGGGTCTGTTTGGGGCGCCCCCCCGGCTGGATTCTGGGGCGCCCGGCGTCGGTGGGGGTAGCAGCAGCAGCTTAGGAGGGATGAAGAATTCGGGGATGCGGTCCGGGGTCAGGATGTTGGGGTACGCAGACAGCTTGCTGTGGGGCGCCCCCCGCTGCCCGGCCGGCAGGAGACCGAGCCCGGAGGAGAACATGATCGTCTATCTGTCGCGAGGTGATTGCCCCCTGGTGGCGACAGGAAGAAACGCAAGGAAAAAACGTGCAGCTGTTAGGCGGCGCTGGATAGTTGAACACAAAGACGATTTTTTCAAGAACGTTTAATTTATCTAACGAGTCATTTagtagacgcttttatccaaaccgacttacagaggctaggagggtgaactctgcatcatcaacaactgctgctgctgctgcagagtcacttccaataggactttgttttacgtctcatccgaaggtcCAAACGTGTTtcttgaaagctggttccaggagacccccgggagacctagtttgaggtttgctgtatcaaaccccccccaagtctccctgcctggtgtgccgcgcagcgccctgaaacctacagtctcctgaaaccagacTCCAAACCTCAGAGCGGCTCCGTGTTCCCTTCAGCTTGAGTCACATACAGACATGTCGGTTGACCCAGCCTGTATCAGCCCTGTGCTCAGCTAGAATTACAACTACAGCTACAGCAGCATTGTTGCGAGCAGTAAtcaatcacacacagacacacacacacacagacacacacagacacagacagacagacacacacacacacacacacacacacacacacacagagatacactcaCACACCagagtatttgtatttgttttccccatagctcacacaccctagtctctgtaagtcgccttggataaaggcgtctgctaaataaactaataataaatgataatacTTCAATAAAAAACAACACGTTTTTATGGCTAGATTTTTTTACGTTTAAAGAAAAAATGCAAAAGCCAATTAAAATAAACGTGCAAAACTGTTCAAATTGCTTACCTTTATTccgtacaaacaaacaaacaaacaaagaaagtcCTGTCTGTTCAAAGAAGTTTTTGCCAAAGCGCGCTCTTGCTGAATGCACTGAAGATGCAGGCTCGGAGCTCAGCGCTGGTCTCGCTGGATGTTTCTCCAGCTCGCCGCTGCACGCAGTGTGAGGCGATCTCCGCTGATCTCCGCTGCACGCAGTGTGAGGCGATCTCCGCTGCACGCAGTGTGAGGCGATCCCCGCACCGGCGACTGGATTTATCAGATTGAACGAAAAAGACGCGAACACGTCACAGCGAGTCACCTGCCAATCAATTCCGAGTGTCGTTGCTTCCGAACAGAACGCTCTACCTCTCCCGTCGCCTAGGAACCGGGATGGAGGTGGATAATTCATGCTAGTCACGGTAATTATCTGTTAAAGGATCATACTGCTCCAAACGCGTTAAAAATAGAACAGAATTGCCAATAAACTCCGCGTCCGTACGTCATGGACCCCCCCTCccgagatactgcaccccctttCACCGCATCATTGGAATGCATTCCCGAGCTGTTTACAACTTACAGCCGGGTACTTTCAAAACCAGACCAGAGTCAAGCTTCATGAAGTTCAGccagtatatatgtgtatgtgtgtgtgtgtgtgtgtgtgtctggggggtgggggggcaaaatatttaatttgttgtcGGCTTTTAccgtgtggagttttgtctgactgggcttagaaatataatataaaaatataatgagagtcaatgagaagtccctaCAGTTATAGGAATACaaacgtatgtgtgtgtgtgtgtgtgtgtgtgtgtgtcggtgtcttTTTCTGCTGTTCCCCCCCCAGGAAGAAAAACAAttcttgtctttttaaaatattaaaaagcaacaCAATCATATGAACGTTTTTGCATCGACACGTTATCAGTGTATGACGGAACAGTTCCGTTAACTAgaggctcagaaaaaaaaaatatggcacaCGATATCaaataatactttattattattattattattattattattattattattaaaacactaaaattaaaaacattttgcataAAAAAGAAACCTATATTCAAATAGATGGTTCATTAAAGTGTTGATATGACCGGTCCAATAAATTAGCTAAactaacagctttttaaaaaaataataaccaggGGTACTACGGAAAAGATTTCCTGTCTTAGAAGAAATTCTACCGACATTCAGTATTTAAGGACAAACGATATATCGTACATTTCTCAGAACACGCCCAGGCAAACTCTGGAAACAAATCCAGTTTTCAAAAGGAATACTGCTCCATCTAGCGGTTAGAGCTCACAACTGCAGTGTTAAGTGTTCTTAACGGAGTCACACGTCAACACGACTCTGTATCCTCTTCACTGTCCACCAACATAATATTCTAACAGAGAGACTATTGCAACTGGACATGGTGAGCGAGGCAAGGTGACCAAACTACACCACAGCAGGGgcgggaatcagactcccgctgcacagcactgtgatccagtcctggtttcactaggagtttaataatcagacacacctgagcttgttacctagacacactgggggctgaacaagctggtagcagtaaaacctggactgggtgacactgctgtgcaacaggagtctgtattattattattattattattattattattattattattattattattattattattattattattaagctcacagaatgaatgaattaatcaaTTACTCAAATGAACCCTTAAAATGAGCtaataatttacttaattagacacattgttttcagctcttttaAAAACACTCTCAGATTTCTAAGTCAACCTTAACATTTTACAAGCAACTTGAAacatgcaattcttttttttttaaatcccaggtGTCTCACACAGGtgtcacagggcagcacagggttacaatgcaagcttcatatttaaacacagtgtagtttacagccaGTGCAAACCAGAAGACACACTGGGGGGTCCTCGAGCCCCTGGTTTAAGATTGCaggctgggggaggggggggtgtttGGGCCCCCCCTGGAGGCAGCTCGGCTGAAGGTCCCGTTTCCTCCTCTCGTTTCTCTCTGGGGTGAGTCTGCTCCGGCTCACACAGGGACTCCCGGACTCAGAATCCAATCAGAGTCCCCACACTGACCGAGACAAACAGAGCTGCAGAGACAAAAACACAGCAGGGACgggaatgagactcccgctgcacagcagtgtgatccagtcctggtttcagacacacctgagctggttagctagacacactggggctgatccaGCTGGTAGCAGTGAGACCTGGCCTGGGTGAAGCTCTGGGGAGTTACCTACCTGTGGCCTCCGCGTGCAGTTTGGACCCATCGGCGCTGGTGATTCTGCACGAGACAAACGTCTTCCTGCCCTCGGTCCGGTCCAACTCACACTCTACCAGCACCACCGAGCCCAGAGGAATGGGActgaacacagagagaggggagagagagagagagcgtgcgtgtgagtgtgtgtgagtgtgtaggtggcacagacagacagacagacagacagacagacagagggcatggcgacctcatatggagacaaatttaaaaaaaagctcccttctagttatatatatatggaagacTAGCAAGCAAATTCATGATAGCCTCATATGTGCATTCCCCCCCCCGCCATCCAGCCCTATAAAGcaactgaaaaacaatttggaaaacattttcaataaaaaatagatttatttttgttcatgttATTTTCAGTATCTCCTGCATTTTCaatatctcctctctctctctctctctctctctctctggagatTATTTCCCGTCTCCCACGCTCGCAGTAACTCCCCAGGACAGCACCGCTCACCCCGAGTTCAAGGCTCTGCTATTTTTTTCCGCTGCTTTGTTAAGACTGCAGTAGACGCACAACATATTTTCCCGTATATAAAGTGCTTGATTTGGGATATTTTCAGCTCGCTGTGAACTCCCGGTCTTGTCAGTGGACTGTTTTGCTCCGATGTGAAAACAGCCCATCGATATGGAGCACGTACTTCGATATCCagatcgataatatcgaagtcttccaagaAATATATAAGAACGTCcagagtgagaaagagagagacccGATTCCTTTTCATGTGTTAACTCTTCGTGGCGTTCGTAAAGTTTAGATTGTAACTGCTGCTAATGCCGTCCCGCCAATAAAACAGCTTGGaatttgaattgagagagagagagagagagagggagagagggagagagacagagagagagagagagagagggagagagacagagacagagagagagacagagagagggagagagagagggagagagacagagacagagagagagacagagacagggagagggagagggagagggagagggagagggagagggagagggagagagagagagagagagagagagagacagagagagggagagagacagagagagagagggagacagagagagggagagagagagagagagagagagagggagagacagagagagagagagggagagagagagagggagagagagagggagagggagagggagagggagagagggagagagacagagagagacagagagagacagagagagacagagagagagagagagagagagagagggagagggagagggagagggagagggagagggagagagaaacacacagacagagacacaaagagaaataaaaacacaaagacgCACAAGAGACAAAAAGACGATCACACTGAACAAAGCAACAGCACAGAGGCTGTCTGACAGATGACTGCGTCGGAAAGGAAGCTACAATACTGAGATTcctatcatcattattattattattatcatcattattattattattgttaacaaAGCCCGGCGCGGGGGCGTGTCGCACAGAGACTCACTTCCTGTAGTTGATGTTGAGGTTGGCTGTCATCACAAAGCCGGTCAGGTACGTGGCGCAGATCCCCGTGGCTGAGTCGATGATGGTGGCGATCGCACCCCCGTGGACGTGCCTGGGGAGAGGAGACCCGGGTTCAACAATGACAAAACAAGccagctcctattggaagtgactctgcagcagcagcagcagcagttgttgatgatgcatagttcacccccctagtctctggaattCGCTTTGAATAAAAAGCATCTGCTGAATGACTGaaatgctgtttctaatgtataacgcattgatttatttattttgtgatgtATCTGAGGTTATTAACAATTGCTGATTCCACCCCTTtgccccctcctctcaccccggGGGTCCCTCCAGCAGCGGCCCGGCCTGGAAGAGACACACCGCGCGCCGCTCCGCTTTGTTGGCGAAGACGGTGTACTCGAACCCGGCTCCCTCCTCCTCCAGGTTCCTGGTGAACAGGCGAGCCGTGGGCTTGTGCAGCCGGCTGAGGCACTGCCCCCCTGCGCAGAAacacacagtgacatcacaatgacAGAGAGACGCAGTGACATCACAAAGAGAGAGATCTcaatgagagagagacacagaaacacagtgacatcacaatgagagagagagacagtgacatcacaatgagagacagtgacatcacaatcagacagacacacagagacatctCAAATCCGACATACAGAGACATCTCAAatccgacacacacagagacacctcaaatccgacacacacagagacatctcaaatccgacacacacacagagacatctcaaatccgacacacacagagacatctcAAATCCGACACACAGAGACATCTCAAatccgacacacacacagagacatctcaaatccgacacacacacagagacatctcaaatccgacacacacacagagacatctcaaatccgacacacacacagagacatctcaaatccgacacacacacagagacatctcAAATCCGACACACAGAGACATCTCAAATCCGACACACAGAGACATCTCAAatccgacacacacagagacatctcAAATCCGACACACAGAGACATCTCAAatccgacacacacagagacatctcaaatccgacacacacagagacatctcaaatccgacacacacagagacatctcAAATCCGACACACAGAGACATCTCAAatccgacacacacagagacatctcaaatccgacacacacagagacatctcaaatctgacacacacagagacatctcAAATCAGACACACAGTGATGTCCCAGTCAGACACACAGTGATGTCCCAGTCAGACACACAGTGATGTCCCAGTCAGACACACAGTGATGTCCCAATCAGACAGTTGCTGTGGGTCCCGGGCTCCACACCTGCAGAGTAGGTCAGGTAGCGCTTGTAGCTCGGAAGCCTCTCCCAGGACTCGGCCCCCTTCGCGCTGTAGCGCTCGTACAGACTCATCATCTCCGCAGACCAGCTGGGGTTCGGCACGCCGTAGTCCTTCGGGGCGGAGCACAGCGCCCGGCTCCACTAGCAGTGGACACAAGAGGAtgtgcaccttttattttatttatttaaaacaacacgTCAAACCAGCGTCAAGTCCAGTAAATGCGTATTTATACTAACCACGGGAATGCACTTGCACAAAACACTGTGGTGAACTTCCACAAGTTTAACTTGACATTAAGGCTCTTGTTGGAAAAGGGAGACCTACATTATCCCCATTGCTGAGCAGTtagagccagtccaggttttacattaAGTCTGTGagtatcatattattattattattagtttatttagcagacgcctttatccaaggcgacttacagagactagggtgtgtgaactatgcatcagctgcagagtcacttacaactacgtctcacccgaaagacggagcacaaggaggtgaagtgac
This region includes:
- the LOC117395223 gene encoding C2 calcium-dependent domain-containing protein 4D-like, whose amino-acid sequence is MFSSGLGLLPAGQRGAPHSKLSAYPNILTPDRIPEFFIPPKLLLLPPPTPGAPESSRGGAPNRPWSPAERELIRSARRHVIQIESADSELGEGEERLAAASPTLPAAPHLSLACLPESPHTRRRESLFHSPPTRRSPVGEFTPQVASPSSLYPPFSSPDSDPASSTDSSPFSSPLLPARSPPPLCHARGTQRLFHRTLGSEELSRWSLPTDSGSSSEDSPVRRRRLGQATLAPPPLFQLDFICCQERLTKESLLPLRKGREPGGELRLSAEFSGEQGRLRVRLVSGEGLYPPGFDSRLVSCCVVVQLDPGRLQRQRSNVVKRSREPIFNEDFFFEGLSRGELDRRSLRVKVLNKGAGVKRDALLGEGEVGLASILHP
- the LOC117969132 gene encoding acyl-coenzyme A thioesterase THEM4-like isoform X1; this translates as MWRNTMRFAAVLCRHLPPQMNPQNLTASLKKVILKSAVEFSRPARTISWSRALCSAPKDYGVPNPSWSAEMMSLYERYSAKGAESWERLPSYKRYLTYSAGGQCLSRLHKPTARLFTRNLEEEGAGFEYTVFANKAERRAVCLFQAGPLLEGPPGHVHGGAIATIIDSATGICATYLTGFVMTANLNINYRNPIPLGSVVLVECELDRTEGRKTFVSCRITSADGSKLHAEATALFVSVSVGTLIGF
- the LOC117969132 gene encoding acyl-coenzyme A thioesterase THEM4-like isoform X2; the protein is MNPQNLTASLKKVILKSAVEFSRPARTISWSRALCSAPKDYGVPNPSWSAEMMSLYERYSAKGAESWERLPSYKRYLTYSAGGQCLSRLHKPTARLFTRNLEEEGAGFEYTVFANKAERRAVCLFQAGPLLEGPPGHVHGGAIATIIDSATGICATYLTGFVMTANLNINYRNPIPLGSVVLVECELDRTEGRKTFVSCRITSADGSKLHAEATALFVSVSVGTLIGF
- the LOC117969132 gene encoding acyl-coenzyme A thioesterase THEM4-like isoform X3, coding for MMSLYERYSAKGAESWERLPSYKRYLTYSAGGQCLSRLHKPTARLFTRNLEEEGAGFEYTVFANKAERRAVCLFQAGPLLEGPPGHVHGGAIATIIDSATGICATYLTGFVMTANLNINYRNPIPLGSVVLVECELDRTEGRKTFVSCRITSADGSKLHAEATALFVSVSVGTLIGF